Genomic segment of Candidatus Marsarchaeota archaeon:
ACCTGTCGTGAAGAGCGGCCTGACCATATCTGCTGGCAGTGCGTCCAGCATATCTATCGCTACAACATGCGCCGACATCGGCGCGTTCATTGCCCTGTTCATGTTCCTAGTACCTGTGGCATATATGCTCAACGGCAGGCCAAGGAACAAGGCGCTGTGGCTTGTATCGGGCATAGCCCTTATGCTCGCGCTGAACATAGGGCGCATGCTCGCCATATCGCTGCAATGGGCCTATTATGGAATAAGCGTGGCCGTTGCGACTCTGCACACGTTTGCCGGCCAAGTCCTGTTTGACATAGCGATAATAGTGATGATACTCATAGCCGGAAGATACTCGCTCTCTGTCCCGAAAATAAACGCAAAGCGCAATTCGGCCGCCAAGCGCACCAGGCACGCCAAGTCAAAAACGATGCTGGACTATGCAGTGCCTGTAGCGTGCGCCTTGGTGATAGCATTAGTGGGCTTCTTCGTAACCGTACCATACACCACATCTGTGTACGCAAATCCTTTGAATTTTACAGGCAGAGCGCCAAGCAACTCGCTGATACAGCAATCTCTCGCAGCGCACCTCAGTAATGCCCATTCCAGCATCGAGGCCATAGGAAGCGTGTCCGGCAGCATGCTTTTCATGCTGCAAAACTCTTCATACGGCACGGTTTATATACTGGCAGGCATGGTGCCGAAGCCGACGAATGCAAACATAAGGCTTAACTCTTCCACCATACGCTCAAGGAGCGTGCTACTGCTCGATAACGGGATTGCGTTGACCCGCATAGAGCTTGAGGCCAACAGCACTACTATTTACATAAACTATTTCTCGATGCCGGTACTTGTCGGCGGCAATTATACCACAGCCTACTACGAGTTTGTCTCTAACTCGAGCGAATCCACTGCATGTGTACCGCACGTCAGCCTGCAGAATTCCTTCCAGTCGTCGATATATAACCTGCTGCAAGGAAACAGCGACAGCGGCAAGCTGATCTGTGCGGCATATGACGTTGCGATGAGTTGATGGTGGTACTATGGAGCTAGCGTTCGACGGTGGCTGCATAATCTACAGGTATGTCGATGGAGAACGCCAGTTCCTGTTCCTGAAGAGGGCACCTGGCGGCTGGCTTGACCTGCCGAAGGGTCACATTGAGAAGGGCGAGACTGCCGAGGCTGCAGCCATCAGAGAGACAAAGGAAGAAGCAGGGCTCACAATAAAGCCTGACAGGTTCTACAGGTATCACGAAACATACTGGTTCATGTCGAATGGCACTAAGATAAAGAAGCACGTAACCTATTTTCTAACTAGGCAGGCAGCCAGCGCTAAAATAACGGTTTCGCATGAGCACACTGGCTACGTATGGCTCGACTTCAAGGCTGCGATGAGGCTTGCACGCCTCCAGAGGCCGATGATAAGCGACGTCAACGATTATATCGACAGATTGGAAAGTATGGCTGCACTGAACGCCGAATACGCCAGCCTCCCGAAGACAGGGCATTGGGATCTCAGCCGCACGTTCGTGCCTGGCGAAGGCCCTCTCAATGCAAAGGTGATGCTCGTGGGACAGGCTCCTGGTGCGCAGGAGGACGCGCAGCAGAGGCCGTTCATAGGCAGGAGTGGAATGCTGCTGACGCATTTGCTGAGGCTCGCAGGCCTGGGCAGGGACAAGGTTTACATAACGAGCGTCGTGCAGTTCTTCCCTCCGAAGAACCGCATGCCCAGCCCAGAGGAGGTACGCCTTTGCAAGCCCTTCCTGCTCAGGCAGATTAAGATTGTCAACCCAAAACTTGTGGTGCTTCTGGGAGCACTCTCAGCGCGCGAGGTCATGGGAGAGAAGAAGGTCATGGACGCCCATGGAAAGACCATAACTACCGGCGGCCGTACATATTTCGTGACAATACACCCGGCCGCGGCAGTCCGTCTGAAAAAGAACATTCCGCTGATAGAGAACGATTTCAGGAAGCTGAAGGATGTGCTTGCGGCAATCTGACGCTATAATGCGTTTTATCAAAAGCTTAATAATTATCTTAACCACTCTGAAGTGGAGTGATGCTGATGCCGAGGCGGCTGGACTATAGGAAAATTGCAGAGTATTACGACATGGTCGAATCTGGTCCAGGTGAGCTGGAGGAGCGGGTCGAGAAGGCACTCAGACATCACAAGGTCAAAACAGTCCTCGACATCACTGCCGGCACTGGAAAGCAGAGCCTATACCTAGCCGAAAGGGGCTATAAGGTGATAGCGAACGATATAGAGCCATCAATGCTCGAAGTTGCAAGAAGCAAGGTGAAGTCCCATAGAATAAGGATGCGGTTCAATGTCGGGGACATGCGCAGCGCCAGGTTAGGCACGTTCGATGCAATCATATCGATGTACAATTCGGTGGGGCACCTGAGCAAGAGCGGATTTGCGGCGGCGCTCTCCAACATAAGTAGGAGCTTGCGCGCAGGAGGTATATACGTGTTCGACATAGTGGCAAGGGAGTTCGCCGAAGCGGGGCTCCCATCTCACGAATTTATAGGGACCGCCAAGACAATAGGGGGCACAAAGCTTGTAGTCTTCATAAGGTATTCGTACCGATCGGACGAGCTGGACGTACACCAAAGGCTCGTGGTGCAGGAGGGGTCTGCCTTGCAAAAAACGATAACGAACTCGTGGGGCATGAAGGTCTACTACTACAAAGAGTTAGAGGAGCTGCTCTGGAGGTATGGCTTCAAGGTGCTAAAAGAGGAAAGCGTAAGAGGAGGTGCGGACGGCAGGCGCTCCCACTTCGTTGTTGCGATGAAGTCGTGAACGCGCTCTTATGGGTGTTATGCAAGCGCGCACCTGATGTACTCGGCGAGAGCCTCTCGTCTCGAACTGCAAAGTTCCTCCGATTCCCCTCCAACATCTATAGAGCCGTACGTAGCA
This window contains:
- a CDS encoding NUDIX domain-containing protein; this translates as MELAFDGGCIIYRYVDGERQFLFLKRAPGGWLDLPKGHIEKGETAEAAAIRETKEEAGLTIKPDRFYRYHETYWFMSNGTKIKKHVTYFLTRQAASAKITVSHEHTGYVWLDFKAAMRLARLQRPMISDVNDYIDRLESMAALNAEYASLPKTGHWDLSRTFVPGEGPLNAKVMLVGQAPGAQEDAQQRPFIGRSGMLLTHLLRLAGLGRDKVYITSVVQFFPPKNRMPSPEEVRLCKPFLLRQIKIVNPKLVVLLGALSAREVMGEKKVMDAHGKTITTGGRTYFVTIHPAAAVRLKKNIPLIENDFRKLKDVLAAI
- a CDS encoding class I SAM-dependent methyltransferase; translation: MPRRLDYRKIAEYYDMVESGPGELEERVEKALRHHKVKTVLDITAGTGKQSLYLAERGYKVIANDIEPSMLEVARSKVKSHRIRMRFNVGDMRSARLGTFDAIISMYNSVGHLSKSGFAAALSNISRSLRAGGIYVFDIVAREFAEAGLPSHEFIGTAKTIGGTKLVVFIRYSYRSDELDVHQRLVVQEGSALQKTITNSWGMKVYYYKELEELLWRYGFKVLKEESVRGGADGRRSHFVVAMKS
- a CDS encoding exosortase/archaeosortase family protein; this translates as MEGRQAKLFGVLVLVVAFVVFAINSLRATQFSIQDNNPASYVIVVMLMLPLAIIFALKEDLHFGFTAKGTAIGVSAFLVYVVAVSYLRASLSFVFQAYRIDALLFPLILVSLISLLFGTGGLSKMKFPIIYSIFASPILLIPVMLLNGGFASANAYLIFNVLKALGIPVVKSGLTISAGSASSISIATTCADIGAFIALFMFLVPVAYMLNGRPRNKALWLVSGIALMLALNIGRMLAISLQWAYYGISVAVATLHTFAGQVLFDIAIIVMILIAGRYSLSVPKINAKRNSAAKRTRHAKSKTMLDYAVPVACALVIALVGFFVTVPYTTSVYANPLNFTGRAPSNSLIQQSLAAHLSNAHSSIEAIGSVSGSMLFMLQNSSYGTVYILAGMVPKPTNANIRLNSSTIRSRSVLLLDNGIALTRIELEANSTTIYINYFSMPVLVGGNYTTAYYEFVSNSSESTACVPHVSLQNSFQSSIYNLLQGNSDSGKLICAAYDVAMS